The following coding sequences lie in one Paenibacillus durus ATCC 35681 genomic window:
- a CDS encoding (2Fe-2S) ferredoxin domain-containing protein, with protein MTTWNLQGTACHLLVCGGSSCKKRKSGEIAQAIKKEIEKQGGEALIHTTFTSCAGRCGNSPVVISYPEGVWYGDMSPKRVKLLVRKSLVGKRFKKNILYTFGKNGMTASAKEGMKGKKKGKK; from the coding sequence ATGACGACATGGAATTTGCAGGGTACGGCATGCCATTTGCTTGTTTGCGGGGGGAGCAGCTGCAAGAAGCGCAAGAGCGGGGAGATCGCCCAGGCGATCAAGAAAGAAATTGAGAAGCAGGGCGGGGAGGCTCTGATTCATACAACGTTTACCTCCTGCGCCGGACGGTGCGGAAATTCGCCGGTCGTTATTTCCTATCCCGAAGGGGTCTGGTACGGGGATATGTCGCCAAAGCGGGTCAAGCTGCTTGTCAGAAAATCGCTGGTGGGAAAGCGGTTCAAAAAAAATATCCTGTACACATTCGGGAAGAATGGCATGACAGCTTCAGCCAAAGAAGGAATGAAGGGAAAGAAAAAGGGGAAAAAATAG
- a CDS encoding AI-2E family transporter, with product MQRMQIWPERFRKFFLNNKFVVFLLVLLLIGLNVLVFARIPFIFIPLSVLLHTVALPVILSGVAYYLLNPLVDRLERKSKVKRAYGIVILYLLIIGVITVILLTVIPIIKGQLMDLIDNFPRYSAQIQEEISDLTGSRLFDQLQQSMGADVSSLTTRVSEWLTTFLRNALTGVGSLVGTLTEIILGIVTTPFILFYMLRDGKRFPDYILHMVPTALKPQTRMVMSEMNQQISSYIRGQIIVSCCIGALLYIGYLIIGLKYSLVLAIVAACTAVVPYLGPAIAITPALVVALVTSPFMLLKMIMVWTAVQLIEGKFISPQIMGKTLKIHPITIIFVIVFAGKMFGVVGIILAVPGYAVLKVVVTHIFQWFRFRSGLYDSSQDGKEQP from the coding sequence ATGCAAAGAATGCAAATCTGGCCGGAGAGATTCCGTAAATTTTTTCTGAACAATAAATTCGTCGTTTTCCTGCTTGTGCTGCTGCTGATCGGACTCAATGTGCTTGTATTCGCGAGGATACCGTTCATCTTCATTCCGTTGTCGGTGCTGCTCCATACGGTGGCGCTGCCTGTTATTTTGTCGGGGGTCGCTTATTACCTACTTAATCCGCTGGTGGACCGGTTGGAGCGTAAGAGCAAGGTTAAGCGCGCCTATGGGATCGTGATTTTGTACCTTCTTATAATCGGTGTCATAACTGTTATTCTGCTGACGGTCATTCCGATTATCAAGGGTCAGCTCATGGATCTAATTGACAATTTCCCCCGTTACAGCGCCCAAATCCAGGAGGAAATCAGTGATTTAACGGGCAGCCGGCTATTCGATCAGCTGCAGCAGAGCATGGGAGCAGACGTCAGCTCGCTGACAACGAGAGTGTCCGAATGGCTGACTACATTTCTACGCAACGCTCTAACGGGTGTGGGCAGCTTGGTCGGAACGCTTACCGAGATCATACTGGGAATTGTAACGACCCCGTTTATCCTTTTTTACATGCTCAGGGACGGCAAACGTTTCCCCGATTATATTCTGCATATGGTTCCTACCGCGCTAAAGCCGCAGACCCGGATGGTCATGTCCGAGATGAACCAGCAGATTTCTTCCTATATCCGCGGGCAGATCATCGTTAGCTGCTGTATCGGAGCGCTGCTCTACATCGGCTATCTGATCATCGGCCTGAAATATTCGCTTGTGCTCGCCATTGTTGCCGCTTGTACGGCCGTTGTGCCTTATCTGGGTCCGGCCATCGCAATTACGCCCGCGCTTGTCGTGGCACTGGTCACCTCGCCATTCATGCTGCTGAAAATGATTATGGTCTGGACAGCCGTTCAGCTGATTGAAGGAAAGTTCATCTCTCCGCAGATCATGGGCAAGACGCTGAAGATTCATCCGATTACGATCATTTTCGTGATTGTTTTTGCCGGCAAAATGTTCGGTGTGGTCGGCATTATTCTGGCCGTGCCCGGGTACGCCGTGCTGAAGGTAGTGGTCACGCATATTTTTCAGTGGTTCCGTTTCCGTTCCGGACTGTACGACTCGTCCCAGGATGGCAAAGAACAGCCATAA
- a CDS encoding IS3 family transposase codes for MVEELRDRHGVTRLLAIAGIPRASYYKWRASGSKRKETHSRDHEIKEHMLAIHLIHPYFGYPRMKTALREAGYLVNHKKVWRLMKELSIPSVIRKKRKYSSYTPSVVYPNRLRRQFHAAGPQQKLVTDITYISDGARFYYLSAIQDLFNNEIVAWQISERNDVKLVLDTVEQWTRKRDVSGAVLHSDQGFQYTSAAYNTRLEEFGVKGSHSRKATCLDNACIESFFSHLKTEKLYLHQCKSETEIHQAVEEYIYFYNYQRFQAKLKQRAPIEYRHALAA; via the coding sequence ATCGTAGAGGAGTTACGCGACCGGCACGGCGTGACACGTCTGTTAGCCATTGCCGGAATCCCTAGAGCCAGCTACTACAAGTGGCGAGCAAGCGGGTCAAAGCGTAAAGAAACTCATTCGCGGGATCATGAAATCAAAGAGCATATGCTAGCGATTCACTTGATTCATCCCTACTTCGGATATCCCCGGATGAAAACCGCTTTACGGGAGGCGGGTTATCTCGTCAATCACAAGAAAGTATGGCGACTAATGAAGGAGTTGTCGATTCCCTCGGTGATCCGGAAGAAACGAAAGTACTCGAGCTACACGCCTTCTGTGGTCTACCCGAACCGGCTGAGGCGTCAGTTTCATGCGGCAGGGCCACAGCAGAAGCTGGTGACTGACATTACGTATATCTCAGACGGTGCGCGCTTTTATTACTTGTCCGCCATTCAGGACCTGTTTAACAATGAGATTGTGGCTTGGCAGATCTCAGAGCGAAATGACGTCAAGCTCGTCCTGGATACGGTCGAACAATGGACACGAAAAAGAGACGTGTCCGGGGCCGTGCTCCACTCGGATCAGGGCTTCCAGTACACGTCTGCGGCGTACAACACGCGACTCGAGGAATTCGGCGTCAAGGGCAGCCACTCTCGCAAAGCAACCTGCCTGGATAACGCCTGCATCGAATCCTTCTTTTCGCATCTCAAGACGGAGAAGTTGTACCTCCACCAGTGTAAGTCAGAAACCGAGATACATCAAGCAGTGGAGGAGTATATCTATTTTTACAATTACCAGCGATTTCAGGCCAAACTCAAACAGCGCGCACCGATTGAGTACCGGCACGCGCTGGCTGCTTAG
- a CDS encoding DMT family transporter, whose translation MSNVTASSQTQTVRTTPLHGGFWLVALGAALWGVDPLFRILLLKSLTSSQIVLLEHVVLFLAAAPVLWRHRAELKRIRLRHAAALIFVSWGGSAVATILFTKALSSGDINAVVLLQKLQPLFAVGLAALLLKERLPRYFAPLFLVALLGTYLLTFGWSMPFGEAASFIGIGSIMALGAAALWGGSTVMGRYLLGTMKYETVTSLRFVLALPFLFVLTSVEGAPWQLHGGLGSSAAVAVNLLLQALLPGLLSMLLYYKGLSTTKASFATFAELSFPMTSLVLNWIVYHQLVTWPQVLGFAMIWTALFFISSQQREPLEAASQPN comes from the coding sequence ATGAGTAATGTAACGGCATCTTCGCAAACTCAAACGGTGCGGACAACACCGCTGCACGGCGGATTCTGGCTGGTGGCTCTGGGGGCGGCCCTGTGGGGCGTCGATCCGCTGTTCCGCATCCTGCTGCTGAAGTCCCTGACTTCGTCGCAAATTGTATTGCTGGAGCATGTGGTGCTCTTTCTGGCTGCCGCTCCCGTGCTGTGGCGCCACCGTGCCGAGCTGAAGCGAATCCGGCTCCGGCATGCGGCCGCCCTGATCTTCGTATCCTGGGGCGGATCGGCCGTGGCGACCATCCTGTTCACCAAGGCGCTCTCAAGCGGCGACATTAATGCCGTGGTGCTGCTTCAGAAGCTGCAGCCGCTGTTCGCAGTCGGCCTTGCTGCTCTGCTGCTGAAGGAACGGCTGCCCCGCTATTTCGCTCCGCTCTTTCTGGTTGCGCTCCTTGGCACTTATTTGCTGACCTTTGGCTGGAGCATGCCATTCGGAGAGGCCGCCAGCTTCATCGGAATCGGCAGCATAATGGCACTTGGAGCAGCTGCGCTGTGGGGCGGCTCGACCGTCATGGGCCGTTATCTGCTTGGGACAATGAAGTACGAGACTGTTACTTCACTGCGCTTTGTTCTGGCGCTGCCGTTCCTATTTGTCCTTACGTCGGTGGAGGGAGCGCCTTGGCAGCTGCATGGCGGACTCGGTTCCTCCGCAGCCGTGGCGGTCAATCTGCTGCTGCAGGCGCTTCTTCCCGGGCTGCTCAGCATGCTGCTGTACTACAAAGGGCTGAGTACAACCAAAGCCTCCTTTGCCACATTTGCAGAGCTAAGCTTCCCGATGACCAGCTTAGTACTGAACTGGATCGTCTACCACCAGCTTGTCACCTGGCCGCAGGTTCTGGGCTTTGCGATGATCTGGACCGCGCTGTTCTTTATCTCCAGCCAGCAAAGGGAACCGCTTGAGGCGGCGAGCCAGCCGAATTAA
- a CDS encoding carboxylesterase/lipase family protein: protein MREPEAATIYGKVRGIQDHGINIWRGIPFAAPPAGERRFRAPEPPASWDGVRDCFAYGPVCHQPPDRKGTRFPEEAPVYDEDCLYLNVWAPAGAESLPVMVWIHGGTFLTGAGSQPLFDGAALALSGNVVVVSVNYRLGPFGFLHLAPLGNGYSSNVGLLDQIAALEWIRGNIAGFGGDPQRVTVFGESAGSMSIAALLAMPAARGLLTGAIMQSGPSQAFRPEQGEAVALALLAELGIDRANAGKLLELPAEAIMEAAGRLVQRLTGGSPAMIFQPVIDPLTLPEEPIRAVANGSAAGIPLLIGTNRHEGHYFFREDTQVPAIEESLKALQQALGTPDLSGLAAHYPANWEGPAGILTDLFFWGGAIAFVESQLEHGSVYMYRFDWGVEEHPLLTRAVHTAEIPYVFGNMSHLRRLGLAISPAMKSLSSAMQSAWTSFAHQGSPDTGKLPWPEYGLTERATLIFDETACVVKDPDPEKRRLVFKYIS from the coding sequence GTGAGAGAGCCTGAAGCTGCAACGATATACGGAAAAGTACGCGGCATACAAGACCATGGCATTAACATCTGGCGCGGTATTCCGTTCGCCGCTCCTCCCGCCGGCGAACGGCGTTTCAGAGCGCCTGAGCCTCCGGCGAGCTGGGACGGGGTGCGGGACTGCTTCGCCTATGGCCCGGTATGCCACCAGCCGCCTGACCGGAAAGGCACCCGCTTTCCCGAAGAAGCGCCGGTCTACGATGAGGACTGCCTATACCTGAATGTATGGGCCCCCGCCGGGGCGGAGTCTCTGCCTGTTATGGTATGGATTCACGGCGGGACGTTCCTGACCGGAGCGGGCAGCCAGCCGCTGTTCGACGGAGCCGCTCTTGCCCTCAGCGGAAATGTGGTTGTCGTATCGGTCAATTACCGTCTGGGGCCGTTCGGATTTCTTCACCTGGCCCCCCTGGGTAATGGTTATTCATCCAATGTGGGACTGCTGGATCAGATCGCCGCGCTGGAATGGATTCGCGGCAATATTGCCGGTTTTGGCGGCGACCCGCAGCGGGTAACGGTATTCGGCGAGTCGGCGGGAAGCATGAGCATCGCCGCGCTGCTGGCGATGCCGGCTGCGCGCGGCCTGCTTACCGGAGCGATTATGCAGAGCGGCCCATCCCAGGCGTTTCGTCCCGAGCAGGGGGAGGCAGTTGCCTTAGCGCTGCTCGCCGAGCTGGGCATAGACCGGGCGAACGCAGGGAAGCTGCTGGAGCTTCCGGCCGAAGCTATTATGGAAGCCGCTGGAAGGCTAGTACAGCGGCTGACCGGCGGTTCGCCCGCCATGATCTTTCAGCCGGTGATCGATCCCCTGACGCTGCCGGAAGAGCCGATTCGGGCCGTTGCGAACGGTTCGGCGGCTGGCATTCCGCTGCTGATCGGAACGAACCGCCACGAAGGCCACTATTTTTTCCGTGAAGACACGCAGGTACCGGCAATCGAAGAATCGCTAAAGGCGCTTCAGCAAGCGCTGGGTACACCGGATCTGTCAGGGCTTGCCGCACATTATCCCGCGAACTGGGAGGGGCCAGCGGGAATCTTGACCGATCTGTTCTTCTGGGGCGGCGCAATTGCGTTTGTGGAGAGCCAATTGGAGCACGGATCGGTCTATATGTACCGCTTCGATTGGGGAGTGGAGGAGCATCCGCTGCTCACCAGAGCGGTACATACCGCAGAGATCCCCTATGTGTTTGGAAATATGTCGCACTTGCGGCGCTTGGGACTGGCAATCAGCCCGGCGATGAAGTCGCTTTCGAGTGCGATGCAGAGTGCTTGGACCTCGTTTGCCCACCAGGGAAGTCCGGATACCGGAAAGCTTCCGTGGCCGGAGTACGGGCTTACGGAGCGCGCCACCCTTATTTTTGATGAAACCGCATGTGTGGTGAAGGACCCTGACCCGGAGAAACGCCGGCTGGTGTTCAAATATATTTCGTAA
- a CDS encoding stage V sporulation protein AB, with product MTAPIEVGLNLILGIAGGIAVGGGVIALFVVLDMIPRLAQLTKSYDKVHWYEGAMVSGSLVGTVSDFWNWKIAAGPAVEAAVGLFGGIFVGMLAAALTEVLNVLPILAKRLHMTSHLFGLLMAMVFGKVAGSLFDWFVYRQ from the coding sequence ATGACGGCTCCGATTGAGGTGGGCCTGAATTTGATCCTTGGCATTGCGGGAGGCATCGCCGTCGGCGGCGGGGTGATCGCTCTGTTCGTCGTGCTCGACATGATTCCGCGGTTGGCGCAGCTGACGAAATCTTACGATAAGGTTCACTGGTATGAGGGCGCGATGGTCAGCGGGTCGCTGGTTGGCACGGTGAGCGATTTTTGGAACTGGAAGATTGCGGCAGGCCCGGCGGTTGAAGCGGCGGTCGGCCTGTTCGGGGGCATCTTTGTCGGCATGCTTGCCGCTGCCTTGACGGAAGTTCTCAACGTGCTGCCAATTTTGGCTAAACGCCTTCATATGACTTCACATCTGTTCGGTCTGCTGATGGCGATGGTGTTTGGCAAAGTGGCGGGTTCCTTATTTGATTGGTTTGTGTATCGACAGTAA
- a CDS encoding GNAT family N-acetyltransferase has product MFVKLADRDPILNGKMFLNDEIRYNLLHLICGSPEALRIKTKSEDLIFAQTPGFNPWLWLSHELTEERKDEMLRKLAEHVRSQAFPGISSDPGTAESFARYYAEGCGLKAQPYMLLEAYICPGVRPPADVNGYIERANARHTERVAANMSAFSKEVFGVTPMPDEVYKAATAAIGTGGLYLWNVGGAPVSMARIAHRTARHARINDVYTPPGERKKGYASAIVAAVSGSCIRDGLTPMLYADAKNPDSNKVYQSIGFVAAGRIADIKFRQ; this is encoded by the coding sequence ATGTTCGTAAAGCTTGCCGACCGTGATCCCATCCTAAATGGAAAAATGTTCTTGAATGACGAGATCCGTTATAACCTGCTGCATCTGATTTGCGGGAGTCCGGAAGCGCTGCGGATCAAGACCAAGAGTGAAGATCTGATATTCGCCCAGACTCCGGGCTTCAATCCCTGGTTGTGGCTCTCCCATGAGCTAACGGAAGAGCGAAAGGATGAAATGCTCCGGAAGCTGGCGGAGCATGTGCGGTCCCAAGCATTTCCTGGGATATCCTCCGATCCCGGGACCGCAGAGTCTTTTGCACGTTATTATGCGGAAGGCTGCGGGCTTAAGGCTCAGCCGTATATGTTGCTGGAAGCGTACATATGTCCCGGGGTTAGACCTCCGGCAGACGTGAATGGATATATCGAACGGGCGAATGCGCGGCATACGGAAAGGGTTGCGGCTAATATGTCCGCTTTTTCAAAGGAAGTATTCGGTGTCACGCCCATGCCCGACGAGGTCTATAAAGCGGCCACGGCGGCTATCGGGACGGGAGGGTTATACCTGTGGAATGTAGGCGGCGCACCGGTCTCTATGGCGAGAATCGCTCACCGGACGGCCCGGCATGCCCGGATTAACGATGTGTACACGCCGCCAGGCGAGCGGAAGAAAGGATATGCCAGCGCGATTGTGGCTGCCGTTAGCGGTTCCTGCATACGGGACGGGTTAACGCCGATGCTGTATGCGGACGCCAAAAATCCGGACTCCAATAAAGTGTATCAGTCGATCGGCTTTGTCGCCGCAGGGAGGATCGCGGATATAAAGTTTCGCCAATAA
- a CDS encoding helix-turn-helix domain-containing protein — protein sequence MAKKGQKFQTYGEEFKTAAVQAYLEGTGSYTTVSARLGIRSKTQLQEWVKKYKTGEAYDTRKGLTNPLKGRQRTKFASVEEERDYLKAQVDYLKKRYPNLVREVAPVRRTTTKS from the coding sequence ATGGCCAAAAAGGGACAGAAATTTCAAACCTATGGAGAAGAGTTTAAGACGGCGGCGGTTCAGGCCTATTTGGAGGGGACGGGCAGTTACACGACGGTTTCAGCCCGACTGGGAATCCGGAGTAAGACCCAACTTCAGGAGTGGGTGAAGAAGTACAAAACGGGGGAAGCGTATGACACCCGCAAGGGATTAACCAACCCTCTTAAAGGGCGGCAACGCACGAAATTTGCTAGCGTCGAGGAAGAACGGGATTATCTGAAAGCGCAGGTAGATTATCTAAAAAAGCGGTACCCAAATCTGGTCAGGGAGGTCGCCCCCGTCCGCAGGACAACTACCAAATCGTAG
- a CDS encoding stage V sporulation protein AA: MKTDSGSAIYIQLKNRVMLPQGKGVKLGDVAYLIAPPEWEERLKSLLLVQPEYSDGNLILIDLLKVIPLVKKLVPDADIEPIGEGRTIVQIIESKGERKPSPAMFALVWLLLFFGAALTIMNFHADVSMQEVQIRIVEMLTGRRDEHPYLFQLAYSIGIGFGMVIFFNHLFKKKWNEEPTPLEVEMFLYQKNIDQYVVHEEYRKMKRDEGGASEREEV, translated from the coding sequence ATGAAGACCGACTCTGGTTCGGCCATCTACATACAACTGAAGAATCGGGTGATGCTTCCTCAAGGTAAAGGTGTGAAGCTTGGCGACGTCGCTTACCTGATCGCCCCCCCGGAGTGGGAGGAGCGGCTGAAATCGCTGCTTCTGGTCCAGCCGGAGTACAGTGACGGAAACCTGATCCTCATCGATTTGCTGAAGGTCATTCCTCTGGTAAAGAAGCTGGTGCCGGATGCCGATATCGAGCCGATTGGAGAAGGCAGGACGATTGTCCAGATCATCGAATCCAAGGGTGAGCGGAAGCCGTCACCTGCCATGTTTGCGCTTGTCTGGCTGCTGCTGTTCTTTGGCGCGGCGCTGACCATTATGAATTTTCATGCGGACGTGAGCATGCAGGAGGTTCAAATCCGGATTGTAGAGATGCTGACCGGCCGTAGGGACGAGCATCCTTATCTGTTCCAACTGGCTTATTCCATCGGTATCGGATTCGGTATGGTCATCTTTTTCAATCATCTGTTTAAGAAAAAATGGAATGAGGAGCCGACCCCGCTTGAGGTGGAAATGTTCCTGTATCAGAAAAATATCGACCAGTACGTTGTTCATGAGGAATACCGGAAAATGAAGCGGGATGAAGGCGGAGCAAGCGAAAGGGAGGAAGTGTAA
- a CDS encoding phosphotransferase family protein: MAESGIETKFEQVVHRIDTEGKLLGIMEMEGGVSAQVTALNILRSDGEVAAMILRRHGEADLRRNPQIAAAEYKLLQLLKSKGVLVPAPHFLDLSCEIFPTPDFNPSCLNHYLFQLSAHLAYIHSVDCSKLHLEFLPKQEEIIAEILDIHSVKMDKSLNEGMIRDTLRSVWPLPQINQNVILHGDYWPGNILWKDGRLAAIIDWEDAAVGDPLADLANGRLEVLFHFGIDAMNAFTRQYQSMMTVLDFTNLPYWDLFAALRLSKFPDWGLEQVTENTMRKKHKWFVNQTLHAIGI; this comes from the coding sequence ATGGCTGAATCGGGAATAGAAACAAAGTTTGAGCAAGTGGTGCACCGGATCGATACCGAAGGCAAACTGCTTGGCATAATGGAGATGGAAGGCGGCGTATCCGCCCAGGTAACAGCGCTTAACATTTTACGGAGCGATGGTGAAGTTGCAGCAATGATTCTTCGCCGGCACGGCGAGGCTGATCTTAGGCGAAATCCGCAGATTGCGGCTGCCGAATACAAACTTTTACAACTGCTGAAATCCAAGGGGGTTCTCGTACCGGCGCCTCACTTTCTCGACCTATCCTGCGAGATTTTCCCGACGCCGGATTTCAATCCTTCCTGCTTAAATCACTATCTGTTCCAATTATCTGCCCATCTCGCCTATATCCACAGCGTGGACTGCTCAAAGCTTCACTTGGAGTTTCTGCCTAAACAAGAAGAAATAATCGCAGAAATACTGGATATTCATTCTGTAAAAATGGATAAATCGCTGAATGAGGGCATGATCCGGGATACGTTGAGGTCAGTCTGGCCCTTACCTCAGATTAATCAAAATGTCATTCTGCATGGAGATTATTGGCCGGGAAATATTTTGTGGAAGGACGGCAGGCTTGCCGCCATTATCGACTGGGAGGACGCGGCTGTGGGCGATCCTTTGGCGGACCTTGCCAATGGCCGGCTTGAAGTTCTGTTTCATTTTGGAATAGACGCCATGAATGCATTCACCCGGCAATATCAATCGATGATGACGGTCCTTGATTTCACAAACCTCCCTTATTGGGATTTATTTGCGGCATTACGTCTTTCCAAATTTCCAGATTGGGGACTGGAGCAAGTCACCGAGAACACTATGCGTAAAAAACACAAATGGTTCGTCAACCAAACCCTTCATGCAATTGGCATCTAA
- a CDS encoding spore germination protein, which produces MEASRELEAPDESSEGGLSGFIKSILPGEDTSDESSSEQAQAGSGQPKDPKQEKRDKELSNSVKESIIYWHGEDKIPETLDQTKEVLTEVMGLGASFDVVFREMFLGGRKTGLLLISGFAKDVVLDEILKRLTYLTPNDMSSDALAAFMHEYIPHIQVEKAEELSVAINQALAGMSVLFIEGESRVIIMDTRLYPVRGPEEPSIERVVRGARDGFTETLLSNIALVRRRLRDPGLKFELHKVGRRTQTDVSIAYIDDIVDKTQVKAVVDKMKSINIEGIPLADKQLEEAIIGENWNPYPMVRYSERPDVVASHLLEGRVVLFVDTSPSVMVIPTTFFDLCQHAEENRQTPLMGSYLRWVRLAGIFASIFLLPLWMLLVIHPELKPPMLEFIGPQKNAKLPLLAQFLIIEFGVDLLRMAAVHTPTPLGSAMGLIAAILIGDIAVKTGLFVNEVVLYMAVAAIGMFATPSYELGLANRIVRLLLLLATGFFGVAGLVIASTLFIILLTVNRSYNSSYLWPFIPFNAKAMGAILFRVPVLSAKTRPSFDKTRDNTRMPLSDGNKDKS; this is translated from the coding sequence ATGGAAGCATCCCGGGAGCTGGAAGCTCCGGATGAGAGCTCCGAAGGAGGATTGTCCGGCTTTATCAAGAGTATTTTGCCTGGTGAAGATACCAGTGACGAATCTTCTTCGGAGCAGGCTCAGGCAGGTTCGGGTCAGCCTAAAGATCCCAAGCAGGAGAAAAGGGATAAGGAACTGTCGAATTCGGTAAAAGAATCGATTATATACTGGCATGGCGAGGACAAGATTCCGGAAACGCTTGATCAGACGAAAGAGGTTCTGACCGAAGTGATGGGCCTTGGAGCATCTTTCGACGTAGTGTTCCGGGAAATGTTCTTAGGAGGAAGAAAAACAGGTCTTTTATTAATCAGCGGCTTTGCCAAAGACGTCGTTCTGGATGAGATTCTAAAAAGGCTTACCTACTTAACCCCTAACGACATGTCTTCCGACGCCTTAGCCGCATTTATGCATGAGTACATCCCTCATATCCAAGTTGAAAAGGCAGAAGAGCTAAGCGTGGCGATCAACCAGGCGTTGGCGGGGATGAGCGTTCTGTTTATCGAGGGTGAATCCCGGGTCATTATCATGGATACACGGCTTTATCCGGTTCGCGGACCTGAGGAGCCATCCATCGAGCGGGTGGTGCGGGGCGCGCGCGACGGGTTCACGGAGACGCTGCTGAGCAATATCGCCCTTGTACGACGCAGGCTGCGCGATCCGGGACTGAAATTCGAACTGCACAAGGTAGGCCGGAGAACGCAAACGGATGTGTCCATCGCCTATATCGACGATATTGTGGATAAAACGCAGGTCAAAGCGGTCGTAGACAAAATGAAGAGTATAAACATCGAAGGCATTCCGCTGGCCGACAAGCAGTTGGAGGAAGCAATTATAGGGGAAAACTGGAATCCCTATCCTATGGTCCGTTACTCCGAACGGCCGGACGTTGTGGCTTCCCATCTGCTTGAAGGCAGGGTAGTCCTATTCGTAGATACGTCCCCGAGCGTGATGGTTATCCCGACAACGTTTTTCGATTTATGCCAGCATGCGGAAGAGAACCGCCAGACCCCGCTCATGGGTTCTTATTTGCGATGGGTGCGGCTCGCCGGAATCTTCGCTTCGATCTTCCTGCTGCCGCTCTGGATGCTGCTAGTTATCCATCCCGAGCTAAAGCCCCCGATGCTCGAATTTATCGGTCCGCAGAAAAATGCCAAGCTTCCGCTGCTCGCCCAGTTTCTGATTATCGAGTTCGGGGTGGATTTGCTGCGCATGGCCGCAGTGCATACGCCGACACCGCTAGGTTCGGCCATGGGCCTGATCGCCGCGATTCTGATCGGAGACATTGCCGTAAAAACAGGGCTGTTCGTCAATGAGGTTGTCTTATATATGGCCGTGGCCGCTATCGGCATGTTTGCCACGCCTAGCTATGAGCTTGGTCTGGCCAACCGGATTGTCCGGCTGCTCCTGCTTCTGGCCACAGGCTTCTTCGGCGTTGCCGGACTTGTGATCGCCTCGACCCTGTTCATCATTTTGCTGACGGTCAACCGTTCCTACAACTCATCGTATTTGTGGCCATTCATACCATTTAATGCAAAGGCGATGGGGGCGATTCTGTTCCGCGTGCCGGTGCTTTCTGCCAAAACAAGGCCGTCTTTTGATAAAACGAGGGATAATACGCGCATGCCTTTGTCCGACGGTAATAAGGACAAATCGTAG